GACGCCACGCTGCTCGTGCATCAGGGCGTGAAGGTGGAGAAGAATCCCGCCCTGCTCAAGAAGAAGCAGGACAACAAGGAATTCCAGATCGTCATGGATCGTTTGGCCGCGAGCGTGAAGACCGCCCCCGGCAAGTGGACCCGCATCGCCTCCTCGATCCGGGGCGTGTCCGAGGAGACCACCACCGGCGTGCACCGGCTCTACGACATGCAGAAGAAGGGCGAACTGCTCTTCCCGGCCATCAACGTCAACGACTCGGTGACCAAGTCCAAGTTCGACAACCTTTACGGCTGCCGCGAGTCCCTGGCCGACGGCATCAAGCGCGCCACGGACGTGATGATCGCGGGCAAGGTGGTGGTCGTGGCCGGTTACGGCGACGTGGGCAAGGGCTGCGCCCAGTCCATGCGCGGCTTCGGCGCCCGCGTCCTGATCACGGAGATCGACCCCATTTGCGCCCTGCAGGCCGCCATGGAAGGCTACGAGGTGATGCCCATGGACGATGCCGCCGCCCTGGGCGACATCTTCGTCACCGCCACGGGCAACTGGCACGTCATCACCGGCAAGCACATGCTCAAGATGAAGAACGAGGCCATCCTCTGCAACATCGGGCACTTCGACTCCGAGATCGAGATGTCGTTCCTGGAGGAGAACCCCAAGTGCAAGAAGGTGGAGGTCAAGCCGCAGGTGGACAAGTGGACCCTGCCCAACGGCCGCTCGATCATCGTCCTGGCCGAGGGACGCCTGGTGAACCTGGGCTGCGCCACGGGCCACCCCAGCTTCGTCATGAGCAACAGCTTCACCAACCAGGTCCTGGCCCAGATGGACCTAGCCGCCAATACCTATGAGCCCAAGGTCATGATCCTGTCCAAGAAGCTGGACGAGGAGGTGGCCCGCCTGCATCTGGAGCGCGTGGGCGCCAAGTTGGACAAGCTGAGCAAGGAGCAGGCCGACTACATCGGCGTGTCCCAGGACGGGCCGTACAAGCCCGACCACTACCGTTACTAGG
The nucleotide sequence above comes from Desulfovibrio aminophilus DSM 12254. Encoded proteins:
- the ahcY gene encoding adenosylhomocysteinase; translated protein: MPAKKTEIMPVDPKLKHKVRDIALAEWGRKELDLAENEMPGLMALRKKYGKKKPLKGLKIMGSLHMTIQTAMLIETLHALGADLRWASCNIFSTQDHAAAAIAKAKTAAVFAWKGETLEEYWWCTEQALTWPDGSGPDLIVDDGGDATLLVHQGVKVEKNPALLKKKQDNKEFQIVMDRLAASVKTAPGKWTRIASSIRGVSEETTTGVHRLYDMQKKGELLFPAINVNDSVTKSKFDNLYGCRESLADGIKRATDVMIAGKVVVVAGYGDVGKGCAQSMRGFGARVLITEIDPICALQAAMEGYEVMPMDDAAALGDIFVTATGNWHVITGKHMLKMKNEAILCNIGHFDSEIEMSFLEENPKCKKVEVKPQVDKWTLPNGRSIIVLAEGRLVNLGCATGHPSFVMSNSFTNQVLAQMDLAANTYEPKVMILSKKLDEEVARLHLERVGAKLDKLSKEQADYIGVSQDGPYKPDHYRY